The segment ATGGAGGTAAATTAGATGTTCGTCCTCCATATCAGCGTGAATATGTATATGCCCCTAAAGAACGTGATGAGGTTATCCGCACTGTAAAGAAAGGATTTCCTCTAAATACGATGTATTGGGCAAAAACAGAAGATGATCGATATGAGCTTATGGATGGGCAACAGAGAACTATCTCCATTTGTCGTTACACAGCAGAAAGTGAGCGTACCTTCGCAGTAGACGAAAAATATTATTTTAATTTAGAAAAAGACATTCAAAATCGAATTGATGACTATATTTTGGATATTTATATTTGTGATGGAACATCCTCAGAGGTACACGAATGGTTTAAGGTAATTAATATTGCCGGTAAGCCATTGACTCCGCAAGAATTAAGAAACACAGCATATACTGGCACATGGCTTTCTGATGCTAAAATTCATTTTTCTAGGCCTACTTGTGCAGCATACAATATGGGAAAAGACTATGTAAGTGGTTCACCTATCAGACAGGAATATCTTGAAACTGCTATCAAGTGGATTGCTGACCGTGATGGCTTAGATACGATAGAAACATATATGGCTCTTCATCAACACGATGACAATGCCAATCAGATCTGGATATATTTTAAGCGTGTTATAGAGTGGGTCGAAACAATCTTTCCGATAAAACGTAAAGAAATGAAAGGAATAGAATGGGGTCTGCTCTACAACATATATAAAGATGCAGAATTAGATCCATCAGTACTTGAAACAAAAATTAAAACACTTATGATGGATGATGATGTTACAAATAAAAAGGGCATTTATACATATGTATTAACCAGCGATGAGAAGTATTTAAATATACGTCAGTTCACAGATAATCAAAAGAGAGAAGCATATGAACGACAAAATGGTATCTGTGCTAAATGTGGAAAACATTTTTATATTAATGAAATGGAAGGGGATCATATTACGCCGTGGCACGCTGGTGGCAAAACAAATGCGGAGAATTGTCAAATGTTATGTATTGAATGTAATCGCAGAAAGTCGGGTAAATAGATTGTGAATGTGCTATAATTGAAAATAGGGCAAAGGAGGTCAACTATGTTTAATTCAAAAAAAAATAATAAAATACTCAATGATATTGAACGAGCAGAATACGAACCGATTGTTTTTATAAATAAGCCAGCAACCAGTTATTTGGAAGATGTAGTTGGCTTTAAGTCTCAAGTTGAAACGATACATAAGGCAATAGATAATGGTGCCAATATGATTGGTGTTATTGCAGACTATGGTACAGGGAAATCCACTATTTCAGATATTCTTATTTCGGATGTACTTAATAATGAGCATAAATACAGCACAATTAGAATTAATATGTGGGATAGCATATCGAAAAAGGCTGATGATAATGATATATCCGAATTGACAAAATCATTTTTATATCAACTTGCTAACGGAAATAATGACAATAGTTGTGTATCAAAGTTGTCTCGATATGTTAGTAAAAGAATGAGTAAAAATTTCAATACAATATCTTTTAGTACGGTATCCACAAAGTTATGGAAATACGGAGGAGCAGCTGCTCTTTCATACGCTTTATATATGATTTTTGCCCAAAATAACATTAACTTTATTAACGAAAACAGTATCGGACTTATAAAGTTTATTAAAGATGTCAATCCGCTATTTTTCGTGATTGCTTTGGTATTGTTGATTTATGGAATTGTGGATACATCTATTGCGTTTTCAAGCTGGAAAAAAATAGGTGATAGTCATTTGGAAAGCAATGATGTTTTTGAATTATATGATGAAATAGCAACAAAGCTAGTAGAAAATTCTTATGATAACAAACAAATAGTTTTTATTGAAGATTTAGATAGAATTGATGACAAAACATTGATTACAAAGTTTTTAAAAGAACTATATAGGTTTCAAAATTCAGTATCCGAAAGATTGAAAGATAAATTTGTTTTTATTGTTGCCATAAAACCTGAGGCATTACTTAAGACAAAAAAGAAAACTTCTAACGATATTCAAGATAATATTTTTGAACATTTATATTCAAAAGTATTTGATGTAACCGTAAATTTAAAGCCAATTCATTTTGAAGATTATGAATCGGCATTATTGTCTTTGTTTGAAAAAAATGAAAAATCAAAAGAAAAGCTGGAATGTTTGATTGGAGAGGATATTAATGAAGAACACCTTCCTGAATCGTTTAGCTGGATATTGATGGGAGAAAATCTTACGTTGAGAGATTTAAAAGATAGGCTTAATCATGCAATTTCGATAATGGTTTCCTTAAAAAACAAAAATTACAAAGATACCACTACTATTAATTTTACTGCCTGTACTGCTGTTGCTTATCTAGAGAGTGCTTTCCCAAAGGAATTTTATAATTTAGTTAAAAGTGAAAGTAAGTTTGAAAAGTTTATAAGAGAATCGTACTCTATTAAAAATGGAATAGACGAAAATAAGAAAGATGAATTATTAAAAAAATTTAATGAAATTTTCTACGAAGTTCAGCAAGAAAACACGGCAATGGAAACTGACGAAATGAAATTTATTGATGTGCTATGTAAGCTTGTCTTAGATAATGTATTTGATGATGATTTTCGAATGTATTTCTATACCTATCCTGATAATAGTTATATAAAGACAGTAGATGAAAAAGATGTTTGTAATTTAATAAAATTGCCTACTGTTTTTGATGATGTAACCGACTTAGATGAAAAGGTTAATCGTATTTTTGCAAACAGACCAAATTCTATTGTTATAGATACCATTAAAAGTTTAGATAATAATAAACCATACCCAATAGTGTTGATATTAAATGGTAAGCTATTTGAATTAGCTGCTGAATATAATTTTGAGAAAGCATTAGATTTGTTATGCAGATATACTCTAAAATTAAAAACACAAGATGAATATATATTATCCTGTTTAAAGATGATCAACACAGTGCAAATAAAGAGAAAAAAAGAATTTATATCATGTTATGTAAAAACCATATTGGATATGATTTCCAACGATGGATTAACACGAGAACAATTCCTTGACTTAAGAAAAAATATCATTCTGGCATTTGAAAAAAATGTTGTGGAGTTTATATCTTTATTTGTAAATACAGAGATAAATGTTCCGATTATTACAGAAGATGAAATTAATAATATTAATAATATAGATAT is part of the Qingrenia yutianensis genome and harbors:
- a CDS encoding HNH endonuclease family protein translates to MKIDRMQVSIKELCNGYEEKGIDGIEGIVAYGGKLDVRPPYQREYVYAPKERDEVIRTVKKGFPLNTMYWAKTEDDRYELMDGQQRTISICRYTAESERTFAVDEKYYFNLEKDIQNRIDDYILDIYICDGTSSEVHEWFKVINIAGKPLTPQELRNTAYTGTWLSDAKIHFSRPTCAAYNMGKDYVSGSPIRQEYLETAIKWIADRDGLDTIETYMALHQHDDNANQIWIYFKRVIEWVETIFPIKRKEMKGIEWGLLYNIYKDAELDPSVLETKIKTLMMDDDVTNKKGIYTYVLTSDEKYLNIRQFTDNQKREAYERQNGICAKCGKHFYINEMEGDHITPWHAGGKTNAENCQMLCIECNRRKSGK
- a CDS encoding KAP family NTPase, with amino-acid sequence MFNSKKNNKILNDIERAEYEPIVFINKPATSYLEDVVGFKSQVETIHKAIDNGANMIGVIADYGTGKSTISDILISDVLNNEHKYSTIRINMWDSISKKADDNDISELTKSFLYQLANGNNDNSCVSKLSRYVSKRMSKNFNTISFSTVSTKLWKYGGAAALSYALYMIFAQNNINFINENSIGLIKFIKDVNPLFFVIALVLLIYGIVDTSIAFSSWKKIGDSHLESNDVFELYDEIATKLVENSYDNKQIVFIEDLDRIDDKTLITKFLKELYRFQNSVSERLKDKFVFIVAIKPEALLKTKKKTSNDIQDNIFEHLYSKVFDVTVNLKPIHFEDYESALLSLFEKNEKSKEKLECLIGEDINEEHLPESFSWILMGENLTLRDLKDRLNHAISIMVSLKNKNYKDTTTINFTACTAVAYLESAFPKEFYNLVKSESKFEKFIRESYSIKNGIDENKKDELLKKFNEIFYEVQQENTAMETDEMKFIDVLCKLVLDNVFDDDFRMYFYTYPDNSYIKTVDEKDVCNLIKLPTVFDDVTDLDEKVNRIFANRPNSIVIDTIKSLDNNKPYPIVLILNGKLFELAAEYNFEKALDLLCRYTLKLKTQDEYILSCLKMINTVQIKRKKEFISCYVKTILDMISNDGLTREQFLDLRKNIILAFEKNVVEFISLFVNTEINVPIITEDEINNINNIDIILMLVDKNLISVKMEYILNKINMEKLSSENVELAFDVYDELIRNDRNNKYLGEHLLRFLHINQIINIEYFNVILETVDELELICKYINGLDVKKLPDEYLKGIDKKAFDKGLNEDVLQRLKDNNLFISYLLTKAPINQIDDINYSDDTVKDNIITASKVLYNKNPSAFILLRKCIIRNMQNVYDKYSMIFEGEYPIITKDELNTFVTFSDAIICIDGSKLNVENCDFVWEYCNQDDRSPEDCLKTFDYLFNSEHDTVVRDSDVAKKLFYALDFDKIKFKELEESQRENAISYISTLLKLDDASEALGCLQHLKALIPTLEKTIQESNLTNEYINFLNVLKQYTDVSIQWVENIELNTALCPAITSQLYNRKKYINYVIGKSVPSQ